A genome region from Phaeobacter sp. A36a-5a includes the following:
- a CDS encoding IS3 family transposase (programmed frameshift) — MSKTTNKYSPEVRERAVRLVLDNQGQHSSRWQAIMSISAKIGCSAHTLNEWVKKAEVDSGKRAGVPTDVADRMKALERENRELRQANEILRKASAYFCDGGARPPVEVMVSFIDMHRGEHGVEPICTVLPIAPSTYYEHLAKRANPARLSDRARRDAALRPEILRIFEENWRVYGVRKIWRQLQREGFTVARCTVARLMKSMGMQGIIRGKPHKTTVPDKRAPCPLDKVNRQFRVPAPNMLWVSDFTYVATWKGFTYVAFVIDAYARKIVGWRVSTSAHAGFVIDALEQAVHERRPTKAMGLVHHSDRGSQYLSIKYTERLGEAGIEPSVGSVGDSYDNALAETINGLFKAEVIHRRGPWRNCEAVEYATLEWVDWFNNRRLLEPIGNIPPAEAEANFYTALETEGIAA, encoded by the exons ATGAGCAAGACAACAAACAAGTATTCTCCTGAGGTCCGCGAGCGTGCGGTGCGTCTGGTGCTGGACAACCAGGGCCAGCACAGTTCCCGCTGGCAGGCAATCATGTCGATCTCTGCGAAGATCGGCTGTTCGGCGCACACGCTGAATGAGTGGGTGAAGAAGGCGGAAGTCGACAGCGGCAAGCGGGCGGGTGTTCCAACTGATGTCGCCGACAGGATGAAGGCGCTTGAGCGGGAGAACCGCGAACTGCGCCAGGCGAACGAGATCCTCCGCAAGGCATCGGCGTATT TTTGCGATGGCGGAGCTCGACCGCCGGTCGAAGTGATGGTGTCATTTATCGACATGCATCGCGGTGAGCATGGGGTCGAGCCGATCTGCACTGTCCTGCCGATTGCCCCTTCCACGTATTACGAGCATCTGGCGAAGCGGGCCAATCCGGCCCGGTTGTCGGACCGTGCCCGGCGTGACGCGGCATTGCGGCCCGAGATCCTGCGTATTTTCGAAGAGAACTGGCGGGTCTATGGCGTGCGGAAGATCTGGCGGCAATTGCAGCGGGAGGGTTTCACTGTTGCCCGCTGCACGGTCGCCCGGCTGATGAAGAGCATGGGTATGCAAGGCATCATCCGGGGCAAGCCGCACAAAACCACGGTGCCCGACAAAAGGGCCCCGTGCCCGCTGGACAAGGTGAACCGGCAGTTCCGTGTGCCCGCGCCCAACATGCTCTGGGTCAGCGATTTCACCTATGTTGCCACCTGGAAGGGGTTCACCTATGTCGCCTTCGTTATCGATGCCTATGCCCGCAAGATCGTTGGTTGGCGTGTCAGCACCTCGGCGCATGCCGGGTTCGTTATCGATGCTCTGGAGCAGGCTGTTCACGAGCGGCGGCCGACAAAGGCGATGGGGCTTGTTCACCACTCCGACCGCGGCAGCCAATACCTGTCGATCAAGTACACAGAGCGGTTGGGAGAAGCTGGTATCGAGCCCTCTGTCGGCAGCGTCGGAGACAGTTACGACAATGCCCTGGCCGAGACGATCAACGGCTTGTTCAAGGCTGAGGTCATTCACCGCCGCGGCCCTTGGCGCAACTGCGAGGCGGTGGAATACGCAACACTCGAATGGGTGGATTGGTTCAACAACCGCCGCCTGCTCGAACCCATTGGGAACATCCCGCCGGCAGAAGCAGAGGCCAATTTCTACACCGCTCTGGAAACTGAGGGCATTGCCGCGTAA
- a CDS encoding class I SAM-dependent methyltransferase: MSMCCSLCQGARLNRFLDLGRQPLANKYPKPDEFDSERYFPLEVFFCETCKNVQLGEMVPRTIMFEDYYYLSSVNGGLVRHFEDLAATLKDADFVVDVGSNDGVLLRPLKRLGVRALGVEPSVNVSKIANDEGLETLCAFFEETSAKQILDRHGPADVIVASSVFTHLDAPDQFIRAADILLAETGKLVIEVEYILNMVTQVQFERFYLDRIFYYSISSMKALFGKHGMVIAGVEPVEQHGGSLRFTLMRDTVGIEAPDLEDLIATELEVLNSDALTDFGQRCRALTDKLVSGLRRWQQEGIKVAGYGAPARLSTITNFGGIDSELLPFTIDDSPLKQGRTSPGAHIPVVAASELESYQPQVLVVFAYEYIDDIRRKTGNAYDYYMPIPLVELTAS, encoded by the coding sequence ATGTCTATGTGTTGTTCTCTGTGCCAGGGTGCGCGTCTCAACAGATTCCTGGATCTGGGGCGCCAGCCGCTCGCCAACAAATACCCAAAACCGGATGAGTTCGACAGCGAGCGATATTTCCCGCTGGAGGTCTTCTTTTGCGAGACCTGCAAGAATGTTCAGCTTGGCGAGATGGTGCCACGTACCATCATGTTCGAGGATTATTACTATCTGAGTTCGGTCAATGGCGGGCTGGTTCGCCATTTCGAAGACCTTGCGGCCACCCTGAAGGATGCCGATTTCGTTGTTGATGTCGGATCAAACGATGGTGTTTTGTTGCGGCCGTTGAAGAGGCTTGGCGTTCGCGCGCTAGGCGTCGAACCTTCGGTGAACGTGTCCAAGATCGCAAATGACGAGGGGCTGGAGACGCTCTGTGCCTTTTTCGAGGAAACCTCGGCGAAACAGATCCTGGATCGCCACGGACCCGCCGATGTGATCGTCGCCAGCAGTGTGTTTACTCATCTTGATGCGCCGGATCAGTTCATCAGGGCAGCAGACATCCTACTTGCCGAGACCGGGAAGCTGGTGATCGAGGTGGAGTATATCCTCAACATGGTCACTCAGGTGCAGTTCGAGCGGTTCTATCTCGACCGGATTTTCTACTACTCGATCTCTTCGATGAAGGCGCTGTTTGGCAAACATGGCATGGTGATTGCCGGCGTCGAGCCGGTTGAGCAGCATGGCGGTTCGCTGCGCTTTACCCTGATGCGTGACACCGTGGGCATCGAAGCGCCAGACCTTGAGGACCTGATCGCGACCGAGCTCGAGGTCCTGAATTCCGATGCCTTGACCGATTTCGGTCAACGCTGCCGGGCCTTGACCGACAAGCTGGTATCGGGGCTCAGACGTTGGCAGCAAGAGGGGATAAAGGTGGCCGGCTATGGCGCTCCCGCACGGCTATCGACCATTACCAATTTTGGCGGCATCGATAGCGAATTGCTGCCCTTCACAATCGATGACAGCCCGCTGAAGCAGGGGCGCACTTCGCCCGGAGCGCATATTCCGGTTGTGGCTGCGTCGGAACTTGAGAGCTACCAGCCCCAGGTGCTGGTGGTCTTTGCCTATGAATATATCGACGACATTCGGAGAAAGACGGGTAACGCCTACGATTACTACATGCCTATTCCGCTTGTTGAACTCACAGCCTCCTGA
- a CDS encoding NAD-dependent epimerase/dehydratase family protein, with the protein MSEEIQRIVERLGAHAHRFSGKTVLLAGGAGFLGKHFLKVFQKLNCDVLSQPCQVISVDNYITGTKNLDESIERDPSITQVWADVTHPLPVREDIDFIIHGAGIASPVYYMRYPLETIESAVHGTRNLLDLASRNKNLEGFLFFSSSEIYGDPDPRAVPIKEDYHGNVSTVGPRACYDESKRLGETLCTIYNEHHGVPTKIVRPFNVFGPGMGHNDRRVIPMFTYQALNGRTIPVHGTGLQTRTFCYITDAIYGFLMTLLEGKRGEAYNIGNPDNEISMNQLAAMYPRLVPGATFTTIDYPDTYPAGEPNRRCPDITKAYEAFGYKSEVDVEDGLSRFIDWARLEHSYIDYEPETAVKLAG; encoded by the coding sequence ATGTCTGAAGAAATTCAAAGAATTGTCGAACGCCTTGGTGCTCATGCCCATCGGTTTTCAGGAAAGACCGTCCTGCTTGCAGGCGGTGCCGGCTTCTTGGGGAAACATTTTCTAAAGGTGTTTCAGAAGCTGAACTGCGATGTTCTGAGCCAGCCCTGCCAGGTCATTTCGGTGGACAACTATATCACCGGGACCAAGAACCTGGATGAGAGCATTGAACGCGACCCCAGCATCACGCAGGTCTGGGCCGATGTGACCCATCCGCTACCGGTGCGCGAAGACATCGACTTTATCATTCATGGCGCGGGCATCGCGTCGCCAGTCTACTACATGCGCTATCCACTGGAGACGATCGAAAGCGCGGTTCATGGCACCCGTAACCTGCTGGATCTCGCGTCTCGCAACAAGAACCTCGAAGGTTTCTTGTTCTTCAGTTCCTCGGAAATCTACGGTGATCCTGATCCCCGAGCGGTACCGATCAAGGAAGACTACCACGGCAACGTCTCGACCGTTGGTCCGCGTGCCTGCTACGATGAATCGAAACGCCTCGGTGAAACACTCTGTACCATCTACAATGAGCATCATGGCGTTCCGACAAAGATCGTTCGCCCGTTCAACGTCTTTGGCCCGGGCATGGGCCACAATGATCGCCGCGTGATCCCGATGTTCACCTATCAGGCGCTGAACGGCCGCACGATTCCAGTGCATGGCACGGGGCTGCAAACACGTACGTTCTGCTACATCACTGATGCGATCTACGGTTTCCTGATGACGCTTCTTGAGGGCAAACGGGGAGAGGCCTACAATATCGGCAACCCCGACAATGAAATCTCTATGAACCAGCTTGCGGCAATGTATCCAAGGCTGGTACCGGGCGCGACCTTCACCACGATCGATTATCCGGACACATATCCGGCGGGTGAACCCAACCGGCGTTGCCCGGATATCACCAAGGCCTACGAGGCCTTTGGGTATAAGTCCGAAGTTGATGTAGAGGATGGTCTGAGCAGATTCATCGACTGGGCGCGGCTTGAGCACAGCTACATCGACTATGAACCTGAGACGGCAGTGAAACTGGCCGGTTAA
- a CDS encoding Gfo/Idh/MocA family protein has translation MTLDSLPDVNWLPITDPGQPVDGVVIANRSRDHVTSALPFVAAGVPCFVEKPLATCLADFGELKAAADAAKCPVFAGHLHRFNPAAEVFCATLSQIGPVQSASAYCANNKPRDDTSVIWDWLPHPLSLARQIFTSPADHARANSLHGGNRPQHVRAELSYQGRKFTLEASWRASTPAFCIIARGRDATLIFDDKAEEKVVLTREGTSTPLAYGQEPPLTRELRAFVDMIGGWRENASSLSAAEDVMRSLDAVARSVSERGARVAINWPG, from the coding sequence ATGACACTGGATAGTCTGCCCGACGTGAACTGGCTGCCAATTACCGATCCCGGCCAACCTGTAGATGGCGTTGTCATCGCCAACAGAAGCAGGGATCACGTCACGTCGGCGCTGCCTTTTGTGGCAGCCGGCGTGCCGTGTTTCGTCGAAAAACCGCTGGCCACCTGCCTTGCGGACTTTGGTGAGCTGAAGGCCGCCGCTGATGCAGCGAAATGCCCGGTCTTTGCCGGGCACCTGCATCGGTTCAATCCAGCCGCCGAAGTCTTTTGTGCAACCCTGTCGCAGATTGGACCGGTCCAATCGGCTTCAGCCTACTGCGCCAACAACAAACCACGCGACGACACATCCGTGATCTGGGACTGGTTACCGCATCCTCTCTCTTTGGCCCGGCAGATTTTCACTAGCCCGGCAGACCATGCCAGGGCGAATAGTTTGCACGGTGGCAATCGTCCGCAGCATGTCAGGGCCGAGCTCTCCTATCAGGGAAGAAAGTTCACTCTGGAGGCCAGCTGGCGAGCATCGACGCCAGCCTTTTGCATCATCGCCAGGGGCCGCGACGCGACGCTGATCTTCGATGACAAGGCTGAGGAGAAGGTTGTACTAACGCGAGAGGGCACCAGTACACCGCTCGCCTATGGGCAGGAGCCACCGCTCACCCGCGAGCTGCGTGCCTTTGTCGATATGATCGGCGGGTGGCGCGAGAATGCCTCATCACTCAGCGCGGCAGAAGATGTCATGCGCAGCCTGGACGCGGTTGCCCGTTCCGTCAGCGAAAGGGGCGCCCGGGTGGCGATCAATTGGCCCGGCTAA
- a CDS encoding aminotransferase class III-fold pyridoxal phosphate-dependent enzyme has product MKDSNFLKEQNGRLMWHPMTSPQDSINQPPKIITEAEGVSITDIDGHRVIDGVGGLWNVNLGYSCQPVKDAMAAQLDKLPYYSTFRGTSNDAAIELSYELSRFFAPDGLSRAFFTSGGSDSVETALRLARQYHKLRGDAGRTKFLSLKKGYHGTHIGGASVNGNANFRTAYEPLLPGCFHIPAPYTYRNPFNESDPERLAQLCVAALEDEIAFQGANTIAAMIMEPILGAGGVIPPHKSFAPMVQEICNRHGILLITDEVITAYGRTGAWSGARLWGIQPDMMCTAKAITNGFFPFGAVMLGDRMIEVFEDNPDAKIGHGYTYSGHPVGAAAALACLAEMQRLKVTETAAARGTQLYEGCLALKERYEIVGDVRGGHGLMTAIELVSDRQTRAPLDGRRALAVQEACYEAGALVRVSGANVILSPPLILSEGEASSLLEALRIGLEAA; this is encoded by the coding sequence ATGAAAGATTCTAACTTTCTCAAGGAACAGAACGGTCGGCTGATGTGGCATCCGATGACCTCGCCGCAGGACAGCATCAACCAGCCCCCGAAGATCATCACCGAGGCCGAAGGCGTGTCGATCACGGATATCGACGGTCATCGGGTCATTGATGGGGTGGGCGGTCTGTGGAATGTGAACCTGGGCTATTCCTGCCAGCCGGTAAAGGACGCCATGGCCGCGCAACTGGATAAGCTGCCCTATTATTCGACCTTTCGCGGCACCTCCAACGATGCGGCGATCGAGCTGTCCTATGAGCTGAGCCGGTTCTTTGCCCCTGACGGGCTGAGCCGGGCCTTTTTCACCTCCGGCGGTTCCGATTCCGTCGAGACTGCGCTGCGGCTGGCACGGCAATATCACAAACTGCGCGGCGATGCGGGCCGCACCAAGTTCCTCAGCCTCAAGAAAGGCTATCACGGCACCCATATCGGCGGGGCCTCGGTCAACGGAAACGCCAATTTCCGTACGGCCTATGAACCATTGCTGCCGGGCTGTTTTCATATCCCCGCGCCCTATACATATCGCAACCCATTCAATGAGAGCGACCCCGAGCGTCTTGCCCAGCTCTGCGTCGCGGCTTTGGAAGATGAAATCGCGTTTCAGGGGGCCAATACGATCGCTGCGATGATCATGGAGCCCATTCTGGGCGCCGGAGGCGTCATCCCGCCCCATAAGTCATTTGCCCCGATGGTTCAGGAGATCTGCAATCGCCATGGTATCCTGCTGATCACCGATGAGGTGATCACCGCCTATGGCCGCACCGGCGCCTGGTCCGGCGCCCGGCTCTGGGGCATTCAGCCCGACATGATGTGCACCGCGAAGGCCATCACCAACGGGTTCTTCCCCTTTGGCGCGGTTATGCTGGGGGATCGGATGATCGAGGTGTTCGAGGATAACCCGGACGCCAAGATCGGCCACGGCTACACCTATTCCGGCCATCCGGTCGGCGCCGCCGCAGCGCTGGCCTGCCTGGCGGAAATGCAGCGGCTGAAGGTGACGGAGACCGCTGCTGCCCGCGGCACCCAGCTCTACGAGGGCTGTCTGGCGCTGAAGGAGCGTTACGAGATTGTCGGAGATGTGCGTGGCGGGCATGGGTTGATGACGGCCATTGAACTGGTGAGTGATCGCCAGACACGAGCGCCACTTGACGGGCGCAGGGCCTTGGCCGTCCAGGAGGCCTGCTATGAGGCCGGTGCCCTGGTTCGGGTTTCGGGCGCAAATGTCATTCTTTCGCCGCCGCTGATCCTGAGTGAGGGAGAGGCCAGCAGCCTGCTTGAGGCTTTGCGCATTGGCCTGGAGGCCGCTTGA
- a CDS encoding IclR family transcriptional regulator, giving the protein MSSATKTLALLSHFSTDRPEIGLSQLCRIAGRDKATTYRHLQALETAGFVEQNPVTKHYRLGPAILQLAQVREATVPREMGAQLALSQLAEVTGETAHVSVLSGTTLYALASCESPRHGTRAIIDITTFPLHATASGLCALAFGPEALMTSALARLDRFTPHTATTAEALHELVAAARTSGFACSDRSFEAEIHSLSAPLYDQTGLFVGAVSVASVAARVTPQQQRLIKTELTSASREITRNWGGAVPAAVQAAWATALEPSPSHIHVSDIAS; this is encoded by the coding sequence ATGTCCTCTGCAACCAAAACGCTGGCGCTCTTGTCGCACTTCTCTACCGACCGGCCTGAGATCGGCCTTTCGCAGCTGTGCCGGATCGCGGGACGGGACAAGGCGACCACCTACCGCCACCTCCAGGCCCTTGAAACCGCTGGATTTGTCGAACAGAATCCAGTGACAAAACACTATCGCCTGGGGCCTGCTATCCTGCAGCTGGCGCAGGTGCGGGAGGCCACCGTCCCCCGTGAGATGGGCGCTCAGCTGGCGCTGTCGCAGCTGGCCGAGGTCACCGGCGAGACCGCGCATGTGTCAGTGCTCTCGGGAACGACGCTCTACGCGCTGGCGTCCTGCGAATCCCCCCGGCACGGCACGCGGGCGATTATCGACATCACGACCTTCCCGCTTCATGCGACGGCGTCGGGGCTATGCGCGCTGGCCTTTGGCCCGGAGGCCCTGATGACCTCTGCCCTCGCCCGGCTGGATCGGTTCACACCCCATACCGCAACAACAGCTGAGGCGCTGCACGAATTGGTCGCGGCGGCACGCACCAGCGGATTTGCCTGCTCAGACCGGAGTTTCGAAGCGGAGATCCATAGCCTGTCGGCGCCCCTCTACGATCAGACCGGGCTGTTTGTCGGAGCGGTATCGGTGGCCAGCGTGGCCGCACGGGTCACACCGCAACAGCAGCGGCTGATCAAGACAGAACTCACATCCGCCAGCCGCGAGATCACCCGCAATTGGGGCGGCGCGGTTCCCGCAGCGGTGCAGGCTGCCTGGGCAACCGCGCTAGAACCGTCCCCGTCACACATACATGTATCGGATATCGCATCATGA
- a CDS encoding tripartite tricarboxylate transporter substrate binding protein — translation MSKFKISATALTLAMMAAAGAAYAEYPEKPVEFVVPWPPGDLEDVLTRMIAEDFSAAYDVPTAVVNKPGGGGGPFPGAVEVATAPADGYTVGSFIIAIPVVGPQIGIPELSPDPFVPLGNFLTYPFVIAAGANAPYDDMAGLAAHAAENDVVLGHFGAPLVPTQVTLGLAKEMGFSYASDAAFDALDCNTLASGDVDVINTTLQLILPCLASVKVLASIGAERIPLTPDAPTVAELAPDLNVSLWNGLFVHKDTPQDVRDKIIAVAEQTVMSERAQALAAETGAAVYWQPAAEVATQIKADIETMARIDGMLSN, via the coding sequence ATGTCAAAGTTCAAGATTTCTGCCACTGCGCTTACCTTGGCCATGATGGCTGCTGCCGGTGCGGCATATGCCGAATACCCGGAGAAACCCGTTGAATTTGTGGTGCCATGGCCGCCCGGCGACCTGGAGGACGTCCTGACCCGTATGATCGCGGAGGATTTCTCGGCCGCCTATGATGTGCCCACTGCGGTTGTGAACAAACCCGGTGGTGGTGGCGGCCCGTTCCCCGGTGCGGTCGAGGTCGCCACTGCGCCTGCTGACGGCTATACGGTCGGATCCTTCATCATCGCCATTCCCGTGGTCGGCCCGCAGATCGGCATCCCGGAGCTGAGCCCGGATCCATTTGTACCGCTGGGCAATTTCCTGACCTACCCGTTCGTAATCGCTGCCGGGGCGAATGCGCCCTATGATGATATGGCCGGGCTGGCGGCCCATGCGGCGGAAAACGATGTGGTGCTCGGCCATTTTGGCGCTCCTCTGGTGCCGACGCAGGTCACATTGGGCCTGGCCAAGGAGATGGGGTTCTCCTACGCCTCCGACGCTGCCTTTGACGCCCTGGACTGCAACACGCTGGCCTCCGGGGATGTGGATGTGATCAACACCACGCTTCAGCTGATCCTGCCATGCCTAGCCAGTGTAAAGGTGCTTGCCTCCATCGGCGCCGAGCGGATCCCGCTGACACCAGATGCGCCCACCGTCGCAGAGCTGGCGCCAGACCTGAATGTCTCGTTGTGGAACGGGCTCTTTGTGCACAAGGACACGCCGCAGGACGTGCGCGATAAGATCATCGCTGTCGCGGAGCAGACGGTGATGTCGGAGCGCGCCCAGGCGCTGGCCGCAGAAACCGGTGCGGCGGTCTATTGGCAGCCCGCCGCTGAGGTGGCCACTCAGATCAAGGCCGATATCGAGACCATGGCCCGGATCGACGGTATGTTGAGCAACTAA
- a CDS encoding tripartite tricarboxylate transporter TctB family protein, with the protein MSRVKTLQALFKRYRRPGDIVFAWIVLVGALLLLSQIFEQTVWRKGSALFAQPRFWPAVSLGGMAAFAAFHLLGSALSERIEGRWQEVLLWIASLEYAGWFIAYAAAVPYAGYLPATVICAAALALRVGYRRPATLAVAALSALLIVVLFKTLLKVNLPAGLAYDSLPDGLRQIMLTYF; encoded by the coding sequence ATGTCGCGGGTCAAAACGCTTCAAGCCTTGTTCAAACGCTACCGAAGACCGGGGGATATCGTCTTTGCCTGGATTGTGCTGGTCGGTGCTCTCCTGCTCCTGTCGCAAATCTTCGAGCAGACCGTCTGGCGTAAAGGCAGCGCGCTTTTTGCTCAGCCTCGGTTCTGGCCAGCGGTGTCTCTTGGTGGCATGGCGGCTTTTGCCGCATTTCACCTGCTTGGCTCGGCGCTGTCCGAAAGGATCGAAGGACGCTGGCAGGAGGTCCTGCTCTGGATCGCCTCGCTGGAATATGCAGGGTGGTTCATCGCCTACGCAGCCGCGGTTCCCTATGCGGGCTACCTGCCGGCCACGGTGATATGCGCGGCCGCTCTGGCGCTGAGGGTGGGCTACCGGCGCCCCGCAACACTGGCGGTCGCGGCGCTTTCGGCGCTGCTGATCGTGGTGCTGTTCAAGACCTTGCTGAAGGTGAATCTGCCCGCAGGCCTCGCCTATGACTCCTTGCCCGACGGGCTACGCCAAATCATGCTGACCTATTTCTGA
- a CDS encoding tripartite tricarboxylate transporter permease: MENLLAGAEMLARWDVIVALLIGSIGGVIIGAIPGVGPAVAIAILLPATFAFEPIVGLTMLLGIYGSSMYGGAIPAVLINTPGTAVNALTSYDGYPMTKQGQAHRALSLAYSASFWGGIFGILCLILLSPVLALVAPMFGSREIFLAALLGIILVILAHRGQIFAAGVLAMFGIFLQTVGLDAVTYTQRYTFGLTFLSSGVNLIVVVLGLFALSQAFFLLTAPDSQPDAKPVSGRMGAGIRELMQHKRVATVASSCGVILGMIPGTGEFTAQFMSYTYAQKTSKTPELFGKGSPEGLIASEAANNAVPAAAMIPLLALGIPGEALTAMMLSVFYVHNVIPGPQLFQNNIDLVYGLYLALILLNVIVLAFLMVSTNLLTRIIRIPTRFLGVMILLLSFVGVYSLRNSLTDCMISAGFGVVGLILKRLNLPIVPIILGMVLGGIMEVKLRSALPRLKTPLDMIDRPISFLLFVLILIVLALHLRALMREWQAHQPDEDHDLHDSQTR; the protein is encoded by the coding sequence ATGGAAAATCTCCTCGCCGGGGCCGAGATGCTGGCCCGCTGGGATGTGATCGTCGCGCTGTTGATCGGGTCAATCGGCGGCGTGATCATCGGGGCCATTCCGGGCGTCGGACCCGCAGTGGCGATCGCCATCCTGCTGCCGGCGACCTTTGCCTTCGAGCCTATCGTGGGATTGACGATGCTATTGGGGATCTACGGATCCTCGATGTATGGCGGGGCCATCCCTGCGGTCCTGATCAATACGCCGGGCACGGCGGTGAATGCGCTCACATCATATGACGGCTATCCGATGACGAAACAGGGGCAGGCCCATCGGGCGCTGTCGCTGGCCTATAGCGCGTCGTTCTGGGGGGGGATATTCGGCATCCTCTGCCTGATCCTGCTGTCACCGGTCCTGGCTCTCGTGGCTCCGATGTTCGGCTCCAGAGAGATCTTTCTTGCTGCACTTTTGGGGATCATCCTGGTCATCCTTGCCCACCGGGGCCAGATCTTTGCCGCCGGCGTTCTGGCGATGTTCGGCATCTTTCTACAGACCGTCGGCCTCGATGCGGTGACCTACACCCAGCGCTATACCTTCGGCCTCACCTTTCTCAGCTCTGGCGTGAACCTGATTGTTGTCGTGCTCGGCCTCTTTGCGCTGAGCCAGGCGTTTTTCCTGCTGACCGCCCCCGACAGCCAACCGGATGCAAAGCCGGTATCAGGGCGGATGGGGGCCGGCATCAGGGAGCTGATGCAGCACAAGCGGGTAGCAACCGTCGCCTCCTCCTGTGGCGTGATCCTGGGCATGATCCCCGGCACCGGCGAGTTCACCGCCCAATTCATGAGCTACACCTACGCCCAGAAAACCTCCAAGACGCCGGAGCTGTTTGGCAAGGGATCCCCCGAAGGTCTGATCGCCTCGGAGGCTGCCAATAACGCGGTTCCGGCTGCGGCGATGATCCCGCTTCTCGCGCTCGGCATCCCGGGAGAGGCGCTGACGGCCATGATGCTGTCGGTGTTCTATGTTCATAACGTCATCCCCGGCCCACAGCTGTTTCAGAACAATATCGACCTGGTCTATGGTCTCTATCTGGCGCTGATCCTGCTCAATGTGATCGTGCTCGCCTTCCTGATGGTCTCCACCAATCTGTTGACCCGGATCATTCGCATCCCAACCCGGTTTCTGGGGGTGATGATCCTTTTGCTGTCCTTTGTCGGCGTCTATTCGCTGCGAAATTCCCTGACGGACTGCATGATTTCGGCAGGGTTCGGGGTGGTTGGCCTGATCCTGAAACGTCTGAACCTGCCGATTGTCCCGATCATCCTGGGCATGGTTCTGGGCGGCATCATGGAGGTGAAGCTGCGTTCGGCCCTGCCGCGCCTCAAGACGCCGCTGGATATGATCGACCGCCCGATTTCCTTTCTCCTCTTCGTTCTGATCCTGATCGTTCTGGCCCTGCACCTGCGCGCGCTGATGCGTGAATGGCAGGCGCATCAGCCCGACGAAGACCACGATCTGCACGACAGCCAAACAAGGTAG